Proteins found in one Actinomycetota bacterium genomic segment:
- a CDS encoding site-specific integrase yields MTRRPDPNFGVSNDTGDAAGPHTGLTAAVQAVLASLAGTTTMQLGTLRGRTVRILSFASFAGAHGMRHLDQVTPEVAKGFIESRRASGAPASPSERLSRLSSLRLLYRVARELHLATSDPTLDIKHTPEGRVSTRPLTDAEVERARSHAVRPGETRRAVCWALAEAGARTPEISHLRLSDLDLEAGTVSIHGGTVSEPRTVRLTPWGVVQLRRRVRSVTEAEGPDPILMGEGRWDAPESGRTTASMVIGSTLREAGLFGPDVSPLSIPAWAGAKAMADGATIDAVARMLGVRSLDQAAAIIGFQWREDAT; encoded by the coding sequence ATGACCCGCCGGCCCGACCCCAACTTTGGGGTGTCGAACGACACCGGGGATGCCGCCGGTCCCCACACCGGGTTGACGGCGGCCGTGCAGGCCGTCCTGGCGAGCCTCGCCGGCACCACCACGATGCAGCTCGGCACGCTCCGGGGGCGAACCGTCAGGATCCTGAGCTTCGCCTCATTCGCCGGGGCCCACGGGATGCGCCACCTGGACCAGGTGACCCCGGAGGTGGCCAAGGGGTTCATCGAGTCCCGCCGGGCCTCGGGGGCGCCGGCGAGCCCTTCGGAGCGGCTGTCCCGGCTGTCCTCCCTTCGCCTGCTGTACCGGGTGGCTCGGGAGCTCCACCTGGCCACCTCGGACCCGACCCTCGACATCAAGCACACACCCGAAGGTCGAGTCTCTACCCGACCCCTCACCGACGCCGAGGTGGAGCGGGCTCGCTCTCACGCCGTCCGCCCCGGGGAGACCAGGCGTGCGGTGTGCTGGGCGCTCGCCGAGGCCGGCGCCCGGACCCCGGAGATCTCCCACCTCCGGCTCTCCGATCTGGACCTCGAGGCCGGGACCGTGAGCATCCACGGCGGGACCGTGAGCGAGCCCCGCACGGTCCGCCTCACACCTTGGGGCGTGGTCCAACTTCGCCGACGGGTTCGGTCTGTCACCGAGGCCGAGGGCCCGGATCCGATCCTGATGGGGGAAGGGCGGTGGGACGCTCCGGAGTCGGGACGAACCACGGCCAGCATGGTCATCGGCTCGACGTTGCGGGAGGCCGGCCTGTTCGGCCCCGATGTGAGCCCCCTGTCCATCCCGGCCTGGGCCGGGGCCAAGGCCATGGCGGACGGCGCGACCATCGACGCCGTGGCCCGGATGCTCGGCGTCCGGAGCCTTGACCAGGCCGCAGCGATCATCGGGTTCCAATGGCGCGAGGATGCAACGTGA